From Cygnus atratus isolate AKBS03 ecotype Queensland, Australia chromosome 1, CAtr_DNAZoo_HiC_assembly, whole genome shotgun sequence, the proteins below share one genomic window:
- the PDE6H gene encoding retinal cone rhodopsin-sensitive cGMP 3',5'-cyclic phosphodiesterase subunit gamma encodes MSENPTTNLNTGDAPTGPTTPRKGPPKFKQRQTRQFKSKPPKKGVKGFGDDIPGMEGLGTDITVICPWEAFSHLELHELAQFGII; translated from the exons ATGAGTGAGAATCCCACCACCAACCTCAACACTGGAGATGCTCCAACTGGTCCCACCACACCACGCAAGGGGCCTCCCAAGTTCAAGCAGAGACAGACAAGGCAGTTCAAGAGCAAGCCTCCTAAAAAAGGAGTAAAAGG GTTTGGAGATGACATCCCAGGCATGGAGGGGCTGGGCACAG ATATCACAGTGATTTGCCCATGGGAAGCTTTCAGCCATCTGGAACTGCACGAGCTGGCCCAGTTTGGGATCATCTAA